One window of Desulfosoma sp. genomic DNA carries:
- a CDS encoding NAD(P)-binding protein, with product MTLSACPVSECRRHFQEILATEAITTPRFRHVAEEIFLLLEDIAWGRGGHEHVSALRSLGEALASKGPDAKTVEAGTFLLKTLAEYEEVFVSHIETHNCATGDCVKLAPAPCQMACPAGLDVPSYVTLIGMGREAEAISIIREDNPFPWVCGLVCTHPCEFMCVRGRVDKPIAIRDLKGYAAERAMSRMEYVNPPAPPLNGRKVCVVGAGPAGLTAAYFLRLKGYHVTVIEALPVAGGMMMVGIPRFRLPREVIDREVAMIEDLGVEIRLNTRLGKDVTIEQLRAEGYEAFLIAIGAHSSYKLMISGEDDYPQVISAVDFLRQVALGERHAPGKKVAVIGGGNVAIDAARTCIRLGCESVTLLYRRTRSEMPAHEVEVRQAEEEGVQFQFLTIPVEIKGKDGRVTALRCLRAELGEPDPSGRRRPVPVEGSDHELDVDCVIAAIGQVINPEGLDRLDRLAWSKRGTIKTNTATMETTEEGVFAAGDVVTGPATVIEAIGMGKVAADAIDRYLQGLPQPKMPPVPVRRRRLPFLKVSASKKMRLERPRMAELNTDRRRITFQQVELGLSEQEARDEALRCLRCDVCRRCGLCVEICRDKMKIDALKLGYVDLEQPTGTDFRVTAEKCIACGACATHCPNDAMQIEDKDGTRVLSICGTVLNQLKLEYCEECGNVLGPERYHDFIMKRMNHLASVVRGHRWCLECARKKAASSHAEITPPGA from the coding sequence ATGACGCTTTCAGCATGTCCGGTCAGTGAGTGCCGTCGGCATTTTCAAGAAATTCTTGCCACGGAGGCCATTACCACGCCGCGGTTTCGTCACGTGGCGGAGGAAATTTTTCTTCTTTTGGAAGACATAGCTTGGGGGCGAGGCGGGCATGAGCATGTGAGTGCTTTACGATCTTTGGGCGAAGCCCTTGCATCCAAAGGGCCCGATGCCAAGACCGTGGAAGCCGGCACGTTCCTGTTGAAGACTTTGGCGGAATACGAAGAAGTTTTCGTCAGCCATATCGAGACGCACAATTGCGCCACGGGCGACTGCGTGAAATTGGCTCCTGCTCCTTGCCAAATGGCGTGTCCTGCCGGATTGGACGTTCCAAGCTATGTGACCCTCATTGGCATGGGCCGGGAAGCGGAGGCCATCAGTATCATTCGCGAGGATAATCCTTTTCCCTGGGTGTGCGGCTTGGTGTGCACGCATCCCTGTGAATTCATGTGTGTGCGAGGTCGCGTGGACAAGCCCATTGCCATCAGGGATCTGAAGGGTTACGCGGCCGAACGGGCCATGTCTCGTATGGAGTACGTAAATCCGCCAGCCCCTCCGTTGAACGGCCGAAAAGTTTGTGTGGTGGGAGCCGGTCCGGCGGGTCTGACGGCTGCTTATTTCTTGCGCCTCAAAGGCTATCATGTCACGGTCATTGAGGCTTTGCCTGTGGCCGGGGGCATGATGATGGTTGGAATTCCTCGGTTCCGCTTGCCTCGAGAGGTGATTGATCGGGAAGTGGCGATGATCGAGGATTTGGGCGTGGAAATTCGGCTGAACACTCGCCTTGGCAAAGATGTCACCATCGAACAATTACGAGCGGAAGGTTATGAAGCTTTTCTCATCGCCATCGGGGCTCACAGTTCCTACAAGCTTATGATTTCCGGGGAAGACGATTACCCTCAAGTTATCAGCGCCGTGGACTTTTTGCGCCAAGTGGCCTTAGGCGAGCGGCATGCGCCGGGGAAAAAGGTGGCCGTGATTGGGGGCGGCAATGTGGCCATTGATGCGGCTCGAACCTGCATTCGATTGGGTTGTGAGTCCGTCACCTTGCTTTATCGAAGGACGCGTTCCGAAATGCCGGCCCATGAAGTAGAAGTGCGGCAGGCGGAAGAGGAAGGGGTTCAGTTTCAGTTTCTTACCATTCCGGTGGAAATCAAGGGCAAGGATGGGCGGGTGACGGCGTTGCGTTGTCTGCGTGCCGAACTGGGGGAACCGGACCCCAGCGGACGAAGGCGACCGGTTCCGGTGGAAGGAAGTGATCATGAACTGGATGTGGATTGTGTCATTGCCGCCATCGGTCAAGTGATCAATCCCGAAGGTTTGGATCGCCTGGATCGTCTGGCCTGGTCGAAACGTGGCACGATCAAGACGAACACGGCCACCATGGAAACCACTGAGGAAGGTGTTTTTGCCGCGGGAGACGTGGTCACGGGACCGGCGACGGTCATCGAAGCCATCGGGATGGGTAAGGTGGCCGCTGATGCCATCGATCGTTACCTTCAAGGGCTTCCTCAACCAAAGATGCCCCCGGTGCCTGTACGTCGTCGCCGCTTGCCTTTCCTAAAGGTTTCTGCATCCAAAAAGATGCGTCTGGAACGACCAAGAATGGCTGAACTGAATACGGACCGCCGGCGCATCACGTTTCAGCAGGTGGAGCTCGGGCTTTCGGAACAGGAGGCAAGAGACGAAGCTTTACGGTGCTTGCGTTGTGACGTCTGTCGACGATGCGGGCTGTGCGTGGAGATCTGCCGGGATAAGATGAAAATCGACGCCCTGAAACTAGGGTATGTGGACTTGGAGCAGCCGACGGGGACGGATTTTCGAGTGACGGCGGAAAAGTGCATCGCGTGTGGCGCTTGCGCTACCCATTGCCCGAATGACGCCATGCAGATTGAGGATAAGGACGGTACACGCGTTCTTTCTATTTGCGGCACGGTTCTCAACCAGCTCAAACTGGAATATTGTGAAGAATGCGGAAATGTTTTGGGGCCGGAAAGGTATCATGACTTCATCATGAAGCGCATGAACCATTTAGCGTCTGTTGTTCGAGGGCACCGATGGTGCCTGGAATGTGCCCGCAAAAAGGCTGCCAGCAGCCATGCGGAAATAACACCTCCGGGCGCTTGA